From the Melanotaenia boesemani isolate fMelBoe1 chromosome 9, fMelBoe1.pri, whole genome shotgun sequence genome, the window ATTGCATAtagaaaaaacatttaccaAAACACATACAAGCAGGAAACATAGCAGCATTtcacaaagtggaaaaaaatgtgttatgcCTGTTTGTATTCTTGTATTATATGAACTCGTGTTTTTTGCTGTCATGTCTGTGAAACGATGCACAGGTTTCTCTTGATGCTtgtttactgattttttttttcttttagatatattggtgtttttgttgtttgtttttcacaagttcaaaaaataaaaaatacggGAAAAGCACCCTCTCGccaggaaaagagtgtgtgttaaaacagccTCATTCTCCACAGTGgggacatgtgtgtgtgtgtgtctaaataCAAACTAATCTGCTAATTATAACAAGTGGTAAATTCCATCAGCCCAATAGCCTAGATAATTACCCCAAAAGCAAGCAGCCATGGCggtcatccatccattaatctTCAGTTTCATTTATGAATTTGTTTCCTCTTCACTCACAGTTCTGCATGAAATCAAATCTGTAAACCAAAGCATGCCAAGAgcttattaaaattaaatttagaaaaaaaaagagtgtgagtggtcagattatttttttcctgcaagAAGTGCCTGTTAAAGTAAGAAATATCAGTATCCCTGATATTTCTCTTGCTCCAATTTCATCTCACCTTCAATGGGTATGTATCACAAAAACGGAGAAGTAGTTTGGTTGGCTGCCTCACAAATGTACATCTCTGTCTCTGCTccttaattttaaatttaaattacattaatttatttctcggtGTATTTTTACATGTAGCTCTGCTGCACCATATGAAACTAACTCAACTTTAAGTAGTTCTCCATCACGTCAACGGTAAAACAAGCCTGTTTTCTCTTCCTGCAACTGTGTTGATGCTTTTTTGTTAGTTTGGTTGAATATTAGAGAAATTGCTCCACTTGGTTCACTCAAGCATGAGGAAACTGCAAGGGGGTCAGGAGCATAAATGACCCCGAGTCTTAATAGAGAGGGTTTAGGTCTAAGGTTAACTTGGAAATACTCTTGATTTAATTTGGTACGTAACCTTTGCCATTCTGCAGCTTTATTGCCTTTAATTCATCAAGGGTTTGACTTGAAGGTAATTACTCCTGCGGATCTCAATTATTTGCAGGCCTACAAAAGTATGTTCGAATTTTTAagcattcttttttttgttcttctatAAACTGTGCTCACCTGAAAGGCCAAAAAGCCATGAATAGGAAGATGATGAGCTTCTTCAGCTTCCCTCCTTCCCCTGAGCTACACTGAGAGATGGAAATTTGTGAATCTTTTGAAGCCTGCAGGTTATGCCAAAAGGTATTCATTCAGTCATACTTCATATTCATTGTGATAGAGAAAAGAAACATATAAATATCCACTTAATGGCCAAGTTGTCTCAAGAAAAAAGATATGCAAAgacatcattattttatttgttttagattAGAAATAGAGGTTCAAATCCTTGTAAATCTGGTAAAAGCTGCAGTTTTGTCCCATAATAAGAACTGTTATGTGCAACAATTTCATCAAATATagatttattttggatttattaaagaaaatagtCCAAATGTTTAGATAAATAGACAtcagttaaatgtttttcatcaaaatatgatttaatggaacaaataaaaaggatcattttaatgtatttttctctGCTTTATCTGTTGCACCCATCAGTTGCAGTAGATTTCTCAGTTACACATGACTGTCCAAGCTCTTATAAAAAGAATATAGCATTTACACACCAACTCTTTAACACACTTGACTATGAAACAACATTCACACGatatttgtctttaataaaaaaaaaaaaattcctctaTGATGATCAAATTACTTATCTTTTGAAAAGCGATTGTTATAATGCCAGTGACTGAAGTTATCCTCTCTGAACAGCTCATGATGAGCTGAAAGGCGAAGACATCCACTGCCTTGCAGCACCACACTTTCTCCACCTAAATAATCATCAGGTCATGTCAAAAGGAGGTTTGTACAGTAACTGTTATCAGACTGCCACCTGCTGATCTGAGCCATGCTCTGCATCCATCTGATGTCTATAATGGCCTAATATGTCAAAACCGTAATAGGTAAACAGCAGCTTCAGCTGGTTTTACAACAATTTATTATGATAATGCCCCAAGTCTGCTGGCTGTTTATCATCCTGAGAGGGAAAATTGTGATATTAAAAGCAATCGGCACAGCTGAATTCACTAAGTGTGTAATTGCCAATGTCTTCGATCCAGACTGTTAATGATGAATGAGCAGTGGAATTATTCCATTATTCCATTTTTATAAGAAAGATCAATCTATGCTTGCATGACCAGcagcactatatatatatatatatatgtatatatatatatatatatatatatatatatatatatatatatatatatatatacacacacactaccgttcaaaagtttggggtcacttccttatagaatcccatggcaaagtgaccccaaacttttgaacggtagtgtatatatatatatatatatatgtgtgtatgtatgtatgtatatgtgtgtgtgtgtgtgtgtgtgtgtgtgtgtgtgtgtgtgtgtgtgtgtgtgtgtgtgtgtgtgtgtgtgtgtgtgtgtgtgtgtgtgtgtattccaCAAAGGTTggaaattatcttttttttctgtcacatacacatttaaaatgctgaGTTTAAAAGAGAAGCAAATGATCTAGAAATAGAACTGAGCTGATTTTACAAGGAGGTGAATGGAAAAACATCTCAGGATGATTATCTTGACACTTGTCTAAAACAAAACGCTAAAAGCTGCATCATctgaggaaaatgaaaaacacagatGTTACGTTATTTTATTGTTAGACAACAAAACAGCAGGTCTGTAAGCAAAGATAATCATTTACATGAAGTTAATGCATCAGTAAATAATTGTAGCTGTGTATAGTATTTGTTCATTATctgactgttttgttttcatgaggACAGGAGGGCCAGTTGCTTGGCAACACAGGACATGAAAAAAGTTTACCATCAAAGTAACTTACTCTTAATGTTTTTTCTAATACTTCTTTAAATCAGTTTATTGATTATCTTCTTGTCTGCATGAATATGcatgaaaataatatattttatatcagcATTCAAAGCTACAACATGTAAGTCATAAACCTGCATTATCAAGCTATTTATAATATTTACCTTAAATTATTTATCTCACAGCAAGAGAATCACAAAAGCTGATGAACCTGATACCCCCATTCATTAAACTGAAGCTCTGTCTAGATTGTTCCTCCAGGGCTTGGATCATTTGCAGGTTTTGGTTTATGATCTAATGGCTTGTCAGTAGAATAGACAAGGTCATTAATAATATGGCAGTGTTTGCATCTTGCTACGCTGTCATATTCATTTGGTTCCTCATAATGTTTGTGATACTACAAGGAGTTCATTTCGGTGCTACACAGCAGCACTAGCTTATCTACTGTATATCAagtttctttatcatttttattgagCTGCTTCTCATTTAAAGATCAATTTCCCTTGTTTAAGAAGATTTATTGTTGGTATTTGCAGTAAATATTAGCTCACAAACGTTTATATTTAACACAACTATAGTACATTGACCCATGAGACAAAAAATATCCCATTCAGTGTGCTGTTCAGATTCTCAGTATAATGTCATATCAGCTCAGAGGAGAATTTTCTTGCCTTTCAGCTTCATCTTTGCACAGCTTTAGTTTGCTGTAACCTCAGAAGTGGGAAATTCAAAACTGTCCtgattattttgtttgcttgctATCAAATGTCTACTTCTCATCAGCAGTTATCTTGTGAACTTAAGAAGTTAGTAATGCTCTAACAgtacttttttaatgttttatatcattACCAGGAAATCTCCGTTTCTATTCCAAGTCAGAAGTTGGTAATTTGGGTTAACATAACATAAGCATCATAAGCCAAACACCGGAACCATTACAGAAGTAAACTTTGCTCCATGTAAGAATTAATTCTTAACTTTAGCtcttaaacaaaacacagcaatgGACCAACAATGCCAGAGAGCAGACAAAGGAAGTCAAAGTATTTAAGAGTCAGATTTCCAGTCAAGCAACAGCGTTAGTACAAGCTTGGTTTGCTGCGTGTGCtcatattagaaaaaaacattatgaaaccaaaacatgatgttttaaacagattaaaacattCAGCAGAATAAAAGGTAAGACTTAGCGACGATGGTAGCTACCTGTGTTTTCAGTATTTGTGCTATGCTGGTGTCAGAttattgtttgcttgtttgtttaccCTTCGTGTAAGCATATCAAAGACATGATAAATGATGAAtactaaagaaagaaatattttttgatcagttttaaagaaaaatgcagtCCATATCTTGAGTTGGTGATTCATTTACAGAAACCTAAAAATCTAATCTACGGCCAGTTGTTTTGGCATGTATGATGTAAGGCGGTTCAGTGTGTAAACTGATTTAGGTGTCAATGGTTGTGAAAGTGTGAAGGCACAATGCTGTGTGGGTTGTAGAAGTGATGCTTGGGCTCCGCTCATGCACCTAATAGATGTTGAGTGACTTAAAAGGGAGGAGGTGATAATTTGAGGGATTTATCACATGATGGATGGGGGCTGATGTGTTAAGAGACCTATGAGTGTCTTGGACAGCAGTCATAAATCTTGGTTCATGCTTGAAACCACAAACATATTTGCATCTCTCATTTCAGCTCACGAAATTAGCTGTAAAATGTGACGGGACAGACCGCAGTCCATTCCATGGATCACTGGAGGAGGAATAGCTATTTTCAACCCAGTTTCTGTAATCTAATTTGAGCATTGGCTTGGACTGAAGTGGAGTGGTAATATTGAAGCATTACTCATACAGGAATGCACTCTTGCATAAGTCTGATACTGTAGTCTGCTTTTATATATACATGGTAAGGGATTTATAGATCAGCAATGCAGGaaggttttttctttcatttcattttaagtgTTATCTTCACATGCCTTTTGGTCTTTGTTATGATGTGTGCAGGTTTGCAAGTTAATTGTGACTTAACTGTTAGCCTGGGAAGCATGTGCAAGCTTTCACTGACAAGGTAGCTGATAAGGTGCTGTGCTCTCTATTAATACAGATAGTACCCATGTGTGGAGAAAACAGATAACAAGACTGTTTTATGGGGTGTTTGCAAGGTTTTTGTGAATACTGAAGTGTAATGTGCTGTTGGAATTAAAGGGTTGTATACTTTATTGAGCATCTTTCTCAGAAAGATAATGCAAAGACACAATTCTTTTATCTTGTCATCTGAAGTGGCACATGTTCAATGGCTCCTATATTAGAAGTTGGTTCACAAATGTGTTGGTAGAATTTGACTTGTTGTGTCAATTAGCAGTCAGGCAGATGGGGGATGAGCAAACCTATGAAACTAGAGCCTTAAAGTGTAAGCCTTCATTATACATACATGACATTAGCTGAGGATAACAGAACTCGGGTGCTGGTTGACCTGGATTCATATTAAGATAAATGCACATTTCAAGTAGTACTGCTTCCTTTTTAGGGGATTTGTAATAAACATGGCGGGTGAACACTGATTGCCATTGAATGTGATTTAGGGAAACTGCACTTGAACATTATATTTCTATTCTGAATTTTAATGTTCTCTCACTGCTTTGTGTTTCAACCAACACTTTTTGCAATCCCTTGCCGATCTCACATTCTGTGTATGCCTTGAGATTTTGTTGTAAGCGAACCAACAGAaggacatgttttcattttctttactgcAGGCCAATGCCTAAAATCCTTAGGTAAATAAGCACCTGGCTGGTAAACTGCTCGATAATTAATGTTTCATCCGCCATCATTTTTCATGCTGTTGTTTTAGATGTTAATTACTTTGGCCTTCATAAGGATTCACATCACAGCAGTATGCTGCATTGGGAATCTGAGGGGAACATTTGAGAAACTATGCAATTACTACATCATAGTTTCCCACTACCTGTTTATTAGCTGAGCATGTAAGGATAAATAGAATAGTAGTATAATGTATAGACTGTAAATCCCTCTAGGGGAagtttgtgaaaaataaataaataaaacacatttaaatagtttgttgggtttctttttctgctggatTTCACTATACAGTTAAAAGTGTCTCTTTGCCATGTTTGGAATATTCTTGCAGAATGAGTTTAATTTACTTCAAACATGGTGGCAGATTGGGAAAACATTGTATGTTTGAGAAGTCACTCCAAGaaactgcatttgttttatGGGTAATTAAgcttaacatttatttttttcagtgattccagttttgtatattttttttagattgtttgcaggaacattttcacCCTTGCATTACACTGTCTATAGATATTTCTTGATTATGTTTGTGCGCTGCGTCAACCACATCCATAATTTCACTAGGGTCCACTGGCTGTATAAATCATGTGACAATAACCAGTACTGATCAGCCTCTTACTGCAAACCACAGGAATATGGAGGTGGACCAACGGTGGCCACATCCAAGAACTTTTCTGCAGCAAtgggaaacatttatttttgcactGTTTCCCTCCACTTTAATGAAATATGCACATTACTGTGTCATTATTCTTACACTCATAATAGAAACTTAGAGATACTTAGAGGTACTGTAAACTGCAAAGATTGAACTGACTGATAGACACTAATATACATATGTAATGTAATATGCACAGTAACTACCAATACTTTCCATGGTCAAAGCCTGTTATAGTTAAATCATAATGGCGGGAtctggagaagaagaaaaacatgtctCTGTTCTTTTGAAACATGTACCGGCCtttattccagtgcagggtcaTAGGTGGCTGGAGCTTCCCAGCAGTCACTAATTGAGAGGCAGGTCACCATGAATCTCAGTATATTTGCAAGGCataatttattgtaataaacaaaagaaaacaaaacccatTACTATCTTTTTATATAAGTAATAACAGGAAGGCCTATGTAAAAACTGACGTGATTTCCAgagttttcattttcatctttgagTTGCAGTGCAGAAATAGCTAACACAGaccaagatatatatatatatatatatatatatatatatatatatatatatatatatatatatatatatatatatatatataaatctttgATCGTCCacgcttttattttgaaagtttAACGTTTTTCACCTTTGTGTGACATCACGCGTACGTACGTCAGATTCCCGTTACAAACAAATCACGATTCTTTCTGCTCTGGGTTAAGACCTTTTTTATACCCGAGGGCTCTGATAGAGTATGTTAAGACACATCTACGGATTAAGAAAGCGGTCCGTTAGCCTGTCAGCTAACATGTGATGCTTTTGCTGATCGGACTTTCACGCCATGAGTGTAATATGTGCTGCTATAATATTTGCTTCTCTCCGTTGCTGTGGTGAGTACAGTTTGCCCAGTTAAGGATGTTTTATCAATTCTTTGGCAGTTGATTATCTAACATTTTAGATTTATCTGAAACTACCCtcgtaaaacagaaaaaagaacccattatgatttaaatatttataaaatggtATTTTTCATGTAATGATTGAGTACTATTTCTGTGAGCAGATGGAAACCTGCGCTTCGCCTCCTACTATGGAGACCACATGGTGCTGCAGAAGTCTCCACAGAGAGCTGTGCTGTGGGGATATGGTACTGATGGAGCCCAAGTCACCGTCTCCTTGTCAGGACCAGTACCACAGAAAACCTCATCAGCCCCAATGACAGAaggtaaatacaaaaaagattaTTGTGACATCTTTAATCTAATGTACACGCAGGTCAAACACAAATTACTATCATTATAGATTAGCAGCACATTTAGAAAGAATGTGTACGGTTTCTCCAGTCATGGTTAAATGGACAGCGGTCGTTGAATGATTTTGTTAATATAGGAAATTTACAAAAAGACATCAAAGAAAGGCTCCTGAAATAAATTTTGtcctaaaaaatacaaatgaaggTGAATAATCTTGGTCACATTTGGGTGCATGATATTGTCATTAAAATGCGCCACAAAAAATATCATTTCTATTGATATTGGTATTGCATAGGAAACACCAAAGCAGTGTGACAGGAGTAACAAAGTAGAGGTGAAAATCTTTACTGACCTCAAGATTAAATTTACTTATGATTCACCTGTAAATAATTGGATTGGATCTTTATGCCATTATTATGCAAGACTTCATTGTTGCTTCTGCACATTACTAAACTGCATATACTTACATTTTCACTTCTAAATACAAGCAGTCAGGGCAGTCTGATGTCCCTTTTTATTTACTgcttttaaataacataaatttaaaaaaagatttttaaaaagctgaatctTTTTTTAAGCCATTTATTGTCTGACGTTCCACCAAAATACTTTCTGAATAGATCTTCCCACAAGTCATTGTGATGTTGTTAACTCTGCTCAGGGTTGGTGTTCCTTCAGAAAATGACCTCAGagacacacacatttgtttaattaacTGTTAAGGATTACTCATTTTCTAAATATGATTACTTCTGACTCCACGAAGACTGACACTCTGACAGCTGAATGCTGAACTTAAGTGGTGGGTGGTGTTATGGAGGGTTCGTCTATCCAGTTATAGAATTTGTGGTTACAGCAGCTCTAAGATCTTTCAAAGACCTGGAGCTGGAAAAGTGTGTGAAAGGTGCCACAGAGATGGTGATTTCTTCTCTCTGCTGCAAAGCAAAGTTGACAGCACCTCTGTGATTCTTCACTGATAAGTTGGACTGGATGGTTCCTAGTTGTAGAAtctaaatataatattttgcTCAACTGATGTATTTTATCCATATTGTAAAgtatttttttggtttgtttttttctgtcagaaacaagaaaattaatttttctGCCACTTAAAATTTTTAGCTATGTACTTGTTACAATTCTGcattttgtaaaagaaacagaaaaattgagtgttgttttttatttgtttatttttttcctccattttgacATTTGATCAAGAACCACCTAAACACACAGAAGCATTTTGGTCCCTTTTGTGACACTCAGTGTATCGATTCTTTGCACAGGAATTTGGCAAGTCACCCTTGACCCTGTTGTTGCTGGTGGTCCTTACAATGTGACTGCAGCCTCCCAGAACAGCACAGTTATTCTGACAGATGTGCTGTTTGGAGACATTTGGCTGTGTGGAGGCCAGAGCAATATGTACTTCAAAACATCTCAGGTACATTGAGAATAAATGAATTTCTGTTAAATTTACCACATCCCTTACGGTTTTCTATTGAGCTGGAATAATGAGAAGCTACATCTGATTGTCAGAGGTGTTGCTCAAACAGCTTAATCATCAATTTACTGATtgaaatgcatgtttttgtcCATACGGTGCCATTAGAAATAATTCCacttattttttctattttatgcaCTCTCAAATAGGTTTTTAATGCGTCTGAAGAGCTGGCAAATGCAACTAAATATCCTCATCTGAGGACTTTTATGGCAGCTTTGAAAATGAGTGACACTGAGCTGACTGATCTAATCCAGGTGAAGCTGCCCTGGTCTGGGCCCACATCCAGTAAGAcaagttctttttttaaccattctTCTAATTGTTTGAAACACTGTAAGGTTTTAAGGCATTGAAGAGCATCTGATATAGTTACAAGTTCTGCATAATAGAAATTATTCATTGTCTCTATTCACAAATTGAAGATGAACTTTTGTTACACCAATTATCAGTAGGTACTTAAACACAACAGACATCATTATTTGCTTCCATTGTACTGGTCGATTGATCCACAGCTGCACTTCCAGGTGTTGTGGCTGAGTTTTCTGCCGTGTGCTGGCTCTTTGGACGTTACATGTATGACTACTTGAGGTACCCCATAGGACTTGTGGAGTCCTGTTGGGGAGGCACACCAGTGGAAGCTTGGTCTTCTTCAGGAGCCCTGCAGAAATGTGGACTAAAGCAAAGTGAGGACAGGTGAAGACATTCAGATTACAAGATTTAACCTGGCAGCAAAGTTTGACTTGTTTAATAACCTCTGCACTGTTGCTGCTTTCTGCTTGTTTCAATCTCGCAGCCCTAAAGAGAGAAATTCAGTTTTATGGAATGCAATGATCCATCCACTGCTCAACATGACCATCTATGGAGCCATCTGGTATCAAGGTAACTTGGCTAGCAAAGACAGTGTATATTCCTAAAATGCACATCGTAAGACTTTTCACACTCTCAGGAGAGGCAAATGCAGACTACCATCAAGACAAGTACAACTGTTCTTTCCCTGCAATGATTGATGACTGGAGGAAGGCTTTTCACCAGGGTTCACAGGAGCAGACAGCTCACGACTTCCCCTTTGGATTTATTCAAGTATGTACTGCAtctaaagttaaagaaaaattcTGATGTGGATccagaaatgttctttttacatATCTGGAGTTATTGTACACTTGATAAATggcttttttgtacatgtaGCTTGACACCTACAGAATCAACTCCACTGATGACGGCTTTCCGGACATCCGTTGGCACCAAACAGCAGATGTGGGCTTTGTCCCAAATCCCGTGATGAAGAAAACCTTTATGGCTGTAACGTTCGATTTACCTGATAAAACTTCACCCTACGGCACGTAAGGATCCAGATTATAGCCAGTCATTAAAAGTGGAATTTACTGAAAAACCAGAAGCTTTTCTCACATAAACTACTGAAATATACAAATGTTggcactttaaaagattaactAGTTTCCAAGAAAGTCTCCTTCCCATAACCAGTCAGTAACAACTGATGAGATgattgtgagtgtgtgtatttaatgctacttttccacatgtgtgtttgtattcgAGTCATATTTTGAAGCAACAAGccgtttttgtttttccttttttcagaaTCCATCCTCGTGACAAGCAGGATGTAGCTTATAGACTGACACTGGGTGCCAGGGCAGTGGcttatgatgaagaggacgtgCTTTTTCTTGGACCTTTCCCCAAACTAATCTGGTCTACTGAAACAGTCATCAACATTACCTACGACCAGGTGGTCTCTGTcacaccatccaaagacatctTTGAGGTAAGACTGGCAATTAAGAATCCACCTGAGAAAATATTTGTATGTGAAGTCATCACGAAAACCATTTCTGAGAGTCACTCTGGAGGTAATATAAAAAATGGCCTAATATAATCATTTGTACTTTTTGTTTTCCCTCAATATAGATCTGTTGCTCAGTAAAGCGTCCAAACGAGTCAAAGTCCCAGTGGGCTCCAGCTGCCATTGTGAACTGGGATCCAACTTCTATCCAGTTATCTGCCACTTACTGTCAGCCCCCTGATGAAGTCACGGCTGTCCGATATGCCTGGAGAGATTGGCCTTGTGACTTTAAAGCCTGTCCTGTCTACAGCGCCAGCAGGATTTTACCAGCACCTCCTTTTATTGTCAATAAAGATCCAGGTGAAGGAAACATTTGGAAAAGctcaaactgaaaactaaaactGTGAAGTGATTTACAAGCAAAAAGTGTTTCCAAGTTCTTTCATGGTTATTTCTTAGGACTGGTTTAGGGGCCTGATAAGGAAAAcaccaattttcttttttttttttttttttaaatgacctgaTGCATAAACCTTTGAAATTAAGTCATTTTATATGTGACTAATAAAAACTgctgcggaagtgcaaaaaatgtggattttataattttttttactgtaaacaaTCTGtactgcagtttaaaaaaaaataaactaggaAAAACTGTGGAGGTTTAAAACATATTCCTTTTGgctaaacataatttaaataaaaatgaataaaaattacatttggtGGAGAATATAGCTGTTAAATGATGTATttacaaagtaaaattaaatgataCATAAAAGCTTGGGTTTAATCTCTACAATCAAGCACAAATTttatacacaaataaaacaaacatgttggaTTCATCGTCATTGGTATCTTGAGAACAAATGATGTGCTAAAGGACATACGATATCCATGTAAAGTAGCATGACCTCTGCTAACACATCCTCAGCAATGCTGTTCAGTGTTCACTGAAACATGGAAATAAGTTTTTAGAAAATGTGTTGGTTTTC encodes:
- the siae gene encoding sialate O-acetylesterase isoform X2, translating into MSVICAAIIFASLRCCDGNLRFASYYGDHMVLQKSPQRAVLWGYGTDGAQVTVSLSGPVPQKTSSAPMTEGIWQVTLDPVVAGGPYNVTAASQNSTVILTDVLFGDIWLCGGQSNMYFKTSQVFNASEELANATKYPHLRTFMAALKMSDTELTDLIQVKLPWSGPTSSVVAEFSAVCWLFGRYMYDYLRYPIGLVESCWGGTPVEAWSSSGALQKCGLKQSEDSPKERNSVLWNAMIHPLLNMTIYGAIWYQGEANADYHQDKYNCSFPAMIDDWRKAFHQGSQEQTAHDFPFGFIQLDTYRINSTDDGFPDIRWHQTADVGFVPNPVMKKTFMAVTFDLPDKTSPYGTIHPRDKQDVAYRLTLGARAVAYDEEDVLFLGPFPKLIWSTETVINITYDQVVSVTPSKDIFEICCSVKRPNESKSQWAPAAIVNWDPTSIQLSATYCQPPDEVTAVRYAWRDWPCDFKACPVYSASRILPAPPFIVNKDPGEGNIWKSSN
- the siae gene encoding sialate O-acetylesterase isoform X1, with the protein product MSVICAAIIFASLRCCDGNLRFASYYGDHMVLQKSPQRAVLWGYGTDGAQVTVSLSGPVPQKTSSAPMTEGIWQVTLDPVVAGGPYNVTAASQNSTVILTDVLFGDIWLCGGQSNMYFKTSQVFNASEELANATKYPHLRTFMAALKMSDTELTDLIQVKLPWSGPTSTALPGVVAEFSAVCWLFGRYMYDYLRYPIGLVESCWGGTPVEAWSSSGALQKCGLKQSEDSPKERNSVLWNAMIHPLLNMTIYGAIWYQGEANADYHQDKYNCSFPAMIDDWRKAFHQGSQEQTAHDFPFGFIQLDTYRINSTDDGFPDIRWHQTADVGFVPNPVMKKTFMAVTFDLPDKTSPYGTIHPRDKQDVAYRLTLGARAVAYDEEDVLFLGPFPKLIWSTETVINITYDQVVSVTPSKDIFEICCSVKRPNESKSQWAPAAIVNWDPTSIQLSATYCQPPDEVTAVRYAWRDWPCDFKACPVYSASRILPAPPFIVNKDPGEGNIWKSSN